The following DNA comes from Microbacterium terregens.
GACAGTGCGTGGATGGCCGCCATGATGTCGTCCGTCGCCAGCCGTCGCGCCTTGCCGGAATCGGCGGCGCCGTGGTGGGCGAGATCGAGCGGCTCACCGAATCGCACCGTCACGCGCGGCGTCATCGACGGGAACCGCGCTCCGACCGGCATCACCAGATCGGTGCCGATCAAGCCGACCGGGACGACCGGCGCCCCCGTCTGAAGTGCGAGGAAGGCCACGCCGGTACGCCCTTTGTAGAGGCGGCCGTCCAGCGATCGGGTCCCCTCCGGATACAGGGCGACGGCGCTGCCGCCGTCCAGCAGCTGACGCTGCTGGTCGAGTGCATCAAGGGCTGCCTGCCCGGCGCCGCGCTTGACCGGCACCGCACCGATCGCCGTGAAGAATTCGCGCGAGAACCATCCCGCCATCCCGGGCCCATCGAAATAGCTCGATTTGGCCAGGAAGTGAACGGGCCGCGGCGCCGCGATCGGAATGGCGATGGAATCGATGAACGACAGGTGGTTGCTCGCGAAGATGACCGGACCCGTCTTGGGGACGTTCGCCTTGCCCTCCACGCGCGGACGATAGATCAGCCGTGCGAGGGGGGCCACCACGAAGCGCCCGAAACCGTACGTCGCGCCCATCTGCCGGACGGCAGCCTGGTCGGGGGAGTCGGCTTCTCGGGGCTCGGGGATCTCCGCGGAAGTCA
Coding sequences within:
- a CDS encoding lysophospholipid acyltransferase family protein, yielding MTSAEIPEPREADSPDQAAVRQMGATYGFGRFVVAPLARLIYRPRVEGKANVPKTGPVIFASNHLSFIDSIAIPIAAPRPVHFLAKSSYFDGPGMAGWFSREFFTAIGAVPVKRGAGQAALDALDQQRQLLDGGSAVALYPEGTRSLDGRLYKGRTGVAFLALQTGAPVVPVGLIGTDLVMPVGARFPSMTPRVTVRFGEPLDLAHHGAADSGKARRLATDDIMAAIHALSGQELANAYNEAPAHSPIERIRQVLPHERR